The proteins below come from a single Vicugna pacos chromosome 13, VicPac4, whole genome shotgun sequence genomic window:
- the TMEM275 gene encoding transmembrane protein 275 has translation MPTPEKSQGPPARAPAVRAQARLPGPPAQALLCACGLCVLLAGVNVTLVGAFASFLPGHNAPLFVGPALLVLALGFFAACCACSRRGPAPRSRSAAAAGPGRGGAGRVALEMESSERTAQDTTAVQLSPAASAASSGRSSPGPGPFALDAPAPAAVYAPRTDGVRLDLPRERVAP, from the coding sequence ATGCCGACCCCGGAGAAGAGCCAGGGCCCCCCGGCACGGGCGCCGGCGGTCCGCGCTCAGGCCCGGCTGCCCGGCCCTCCAGCTCAGGCGCTGTTGTGCGCCTGCGGCCTGTGCGTGCTGTTGGCGGGCGTGAATGTGACGCTGGTGGGCGCCTTCGCCTCCTTCCTGCCCGGGCACAACGCGCCGCTCTTCGTGGGGCCGGCGCTGCTGGTGCTGGCGCTCGGCTTCTTCGCCGCCTGCTGCGCGTGTAGCCGCCGCGGCCCCGCGCCCCGTTCGCGCTCGGCGGCGGCCGCGGGTCCCGGCCGGGGCGGCGCCGGGCGGGTGGCGCTGGAGATGGAGAGCAGCGAGCGCACCGCGCAGGACACCACGGCCGTGCAGCTCAGCCCCGCCGCCTCGGCCGCGTCCTCCGGCCGCTCCAGTCCAGGCCCCGGCCCCTTTGCTCTGGACGCCCCCGCGCCTGCGGCCGTCTACGCGCCACGCACCGACGGGGTCCGGCTCGACCTGCCCCGGGAGCGCGTCGCCCCCTAG